A stretch of Longibacter salinarum DNA encodes these proteins:
- a CDS encoding CAP domain-containing protein produces MDTLTSPAERLLRGILAFPVVFLLAGLFAVASSGQTPSAPTSTESSRPVIDVERVQNMVHAQINDVRAERGLSPLEYNRSLDPLARVHSEDMARRDFFGHTNPDGDGVNERARQLGLTCTLQLDEQRTAHGFGENLYTGTLYRGYRDIFEGDTMVRREYDWKDESSIARGIVNGWMNSPGHRANILDSRYETEALSTAIDDDTFYVTQIFC; encoded by the coding sequence ATGGATACGCTCACGTCCCCAGCAGAACGACTCCTTCGCGGCATCCTTGCGTTTCCCGTCGTTTTTCTGCTAGCGGGACTATTCGCCGTCGCGTCGTCAGGGCAGACGCCCTCCGCACCGACATCAACCGAGTCCAGCCGTCCAGTCATTGATGTCGAGCGGGTTCAGAATATGGTGCACGCGCAGATCAACGACGTACGGGCGGAACGTGGCTTGTCGCCTCTGGAATACAACCGCTCCCTGGACCCCCTGGCCCGCGTGCACAGTGAAGACATGGCCCGCCGTGACTTCTTCGGGCATACGAACCCGGACGGCGACGGGGTGAACGAACGGGCGCGCCAACTCGGTCTCACCTGCACGCTACAGCTTGACGAGCAGCGGACCGCCCACGGCTTCGGCGAAAACCTTTACACTGGAACGCTCTACCGAGGATACCGCGACATCTTCGAGGGCGATACCATGGTCCGTCGAGAGTATGACTGGAAAGACGAGTCTTCGATCGCGCGCGGCATCGTGAATGGATGGATGAACTCACCGGGCCACCGAGCGAACATTTTGGATTCCCGATACGAGACAGAAGCGCTTTCTACCGCGATCGATGATGACACGTTTTACGTTACACAAATCTTCTGCTGA
- a CDS encoding ferredoxin--NADP reductase — protein MNLSGYSALTLIERIDFADDLALFRMKPPTSVDFIPGQYATIGLMDDNTGRPLLRPYSLASAPNEDPLEFFIERVDEGKLTPRLWELDTGAEVWMRDKIVGRFVLDESRTFHVMAATVTGVAPYVSIVRDQIRALKTGALDEPFRMLILHGASHSWELGTYVPELATLADEHPWLDYVPTVSRPWDESEWDGETGRVEDVLRKHMDAWAPPADDTAAYTCGHPKMIDKAQGILTRAGLEEESLHEEKYFVERVSA, from the coding sequence ATGAACCTCTCCGGTTACAGCGCGCTTACGCTTATCGAACGCATCGACTTCGCCGACGACCTGGCTTTGTTTCGGATGAAGCCGCCGACTTCTGTCGACTTCATCCCGGGCCAGTACGCGACCATCGGGCTCATGGACGACAACACCGGGCGCCCCCTACTCCGCCCGTATTCGCTGGCGTCGGCACCCAACGAGGACCCGCTTGAGTTCTTTATCGAACGTGTTGACGAAGGCAAACTCACGCCGCGACTCTGGGAGCTCGACACTGGAGCCGAGGTCTGGATGCGGGATAAGATCGTCGGCCGATTTGTTCTCGACGAGTCCCGCACGTTTCACGTTATGGCTGCGACGGTAACCGGCGTGGCGCCGTACGTGAGCATCGTCCGGGACCAGATTCGAGCGTTGAAGACGGGGGCCCTCGATGAACCGTTCCGCATGCTGATCCTCCACGGCGCGAGTCATTCGTGGGAACTCGGAACGTATGTGCCCGAGCTCGCAACACTCGCAGACGAGCACCCCTGGCTCGACTACGTGCCAACGGTGAGTCGTCCATGGGACGAATCGGAGTGGGACGGGGAGACGGGACGCGTAGAAGACGTGCTGCGCAAACACATGGACGCGTGGGCTCCTCCAGCCGATGACACGGCGGCCTACACCTGCGGTCACCCGAAAATGATCGACAAAGCGCAGGGCATTCTGACTCGCGCGGGGTTGGAGGAAGAATCACTCCACGAGGAGAAATATTTCGTCGAACGAGTGTCTGCCTGA
- a CDS encoding NAD(P)/FAD-dependent oxidoreductase: MARLAIIGAGLSGLAAAWRLRTQPIEVTIFEKSRGYSGRAATRGKYGARYDHGANYIAPSSDRIRTLLFDHLPTDDLVQIDGEVWAFDGDGALYEPDDQDISEKWTYARGISTLGKVLARSIPAVKQTETRIDHIVRSDGAWLLTDTDNVRQGPFDAVLLTPPAPQTSTILQTSADTARDDNTRDLLTGLAEAVGSADYIPQFSYIFGYNRRIKRHGNYYGLVNDDESHDISWIGFEHDKPERAADGENVVVVQMSPAWTASRVNADPDRFMSDVKDLASKVLNADLKRPEWYDTQRWRYSMPVSRADVEALEPGKEAGLFFAGDYVAGVGRIGPAIETGLDAGDQIRQALS; the protein is encoded by the coding sequence ATGGCTCGACTCGCTATCATCGGGGCTGGATTATCCGGTCTTGCTGCCGCCTGGAGGCTTCGAACTCAGCCGATTGAAGTTACGATCTTTGAGAAGAGCCGCGGTTATTCGGGGCGCGCAGCGACACGTGGAAAATATGGGGCCCGCTACGACCACGGTGCGAATTACATCGCGCCATCATCCGACCGGATTCGCACGCTGTTGTTTGACCATCTACCCACGGATGACCTTGTACAGATTGATGGGGAAGTCTGGGCGTTCGATGGCGACGGTGCGCTGTACGAGCCCGACGATCAGGATATATCGGAGAAATGGACGTATGCTAGAGGCATCAGTACGCTGGGGAAGGTGCTCGCACGAAGCATTCCTGCGGTTAAACAAACGGAGACGCGCATCGATCACATCGTTCGATCGGACGGTGCGTGGCTTCTAACGGACACGGACAACGTACGTCAAGGCCCATTCGATGCCGTGCTTTTAACTCCACCGGCGCCGCAAACGAGCACGATCTTACAGACGTCGGCCGATACGGCTCGCGATGACAACACGCGTGATCTTCTGACGGGGCTGGCCGAGGCTGTGGGCTCTGCCGACTACATTCCGCAGTTTTCGTACATCTTCGGTTATAACCGCAGGATCAAGCGTCACGGCAATTACTACGGGCTTGTCAACGATGACGAGTCACATGACATTTCATGGATCGGTTTCGAACACGACAAGCCCGAGCGCGCGGCAGACGGAGAGAACGTTGTGGTTGTGCAAATGTCGCCGGCGTGGACCGCGTCGCGCGTCAATGCCGACCCGGACCGGTTCATGTCCGACGTAAAGGATCTCGCATCAAAGGTTCTAAATGCGGATCTGAAGCGCCCGGAATGGTATGACACGCAGCGGTGGCGATACTCGATGCCCGTCAGTAGAGCCGACGTAGAGGCACTGGAGCCAGGAAAAGAAGCCGGATTGTTCTTTGCCGGCGACTACGTCGCGGGCGTCGGTCGGATCGGGCCGGCGATCGAAACTGGACTCGATGCGGGGGACCAGATCCGGCAGGCGCTATCGTGA
- a CDS encoding FxsA family protein, with product MLARLVVLFLVTPAVELALLLKVGQLIGFWETVGIIVATGIAGSFLAKREGVSAWQRLNRSLARGGLPGKELLDGVIILIAGALLITPGVLTDIVGFMGLLPPSRALIRKLIMKRVQKKMEDGSLNMQFGFFGGVPSGGRGGTPDGPSGPAGGPGGNPAGDSGPSPRPNGPKPSERKREREPGWEGTPRQRPGHIEESGESSS from the coding sequence ATGCTTGCACGTCTCGTTGTCCTCTTCCTCGTCACCCCAGCTGTTGAACTCGCCCTGCTGCTGAAAGTCGGGCAGTTGATTGGTTTTTGGGAAACGGTGGGTATCATCGTCGCCACGGGCATCGCAGGGAGCTTTCTCGCGAAACGCGAAGGCGTTTCCGCGTGGCAGCGGCTGAACCGGAGTCTCGCCCGGGGTGGTCTCCCCGGAAAGGAGCTACTTGACGGCGTTATTATTCTGATCGCCGGCGCGCTTCTTATCACACCTGGCGTCCTAACCGATATCGTTGGTTTTATGGGGCTTCTCCCCCCCTCACGGGCGCTCATCCGCAAGCTCATCATGAAGCGGGTGCAGAAGAAGATGGAGGATGGCTCACTCAACATGCAGTTCGGCTTCTTCGGAGGCGTTCCGTCAGGCGGACGCGGAGGCACACCGGACGGCCCCTCGGGTCCCGCTGGCGGCCCAGGCGGAAACCCGGCTGGTGATAGCGGCCCGTCGCCACGCCCGAACGGACCCAAACCGTCAGAGCGAAAGCGTGAACGCGAACCCGGTTGGGAGGGCACGCCCCGACAACGACCCGGCCATATCGAGGAGTCCGGTGAGTCGAGTTCGTGA
- a CDS encoding DUF6992 family protein: MSQHSITRLLVVMAFLASSMPYSQAFAQQLESPATSVAAVPIPVAHDTANLYPHSNERVETLVEDRMAAERAHLWRVAAWGSVNALGGLALILGASRPERPAWWGFGAQSGLWGVVNIGIATAGLVSGDDPTRGYEAAVSAERFYHDILLFNLGLNVAYSSVGTTLVLLSYRGVDSARALRGHGSSLIMQGAGLFVLDLIAFLGSRTRLTGLLDMAGSLSGRALPTGFAFTLSL, from the coding sequence ATGTCCCAGCACTCAATTACACGTCTTCTCGTCGTCATGGCGTTTCTTGCCTCGTCCATGCCGTATTCGCAGGCGTTCGCTCAACAGCTTGAATCACCTGCGACGTCGGTGGCTGCCGTGCCGATCCCGGTAGCGCACGATACTGCCAATCTCTATCCGCATTCGAATGAGCGCGTCGAGACTCTGGTGGAAGACAGAATGGCTGCAGAGCGCGCCCATCTGTGGCGCGTAGCGGCCTGGGGCAGCGTGAATGCGCTTGGAGGCCTCGCTCTCATTCTCGGAGCAAGTCGACCTGAACGCCCGGCGTGGTGGGGATTCGGAGCACAGTCCGGACTTTGGGGTGTCGTGAACATCGGCATTGCTACAGCCGGGTTGGTATCGGGCGACGATCCCACGAGAGGCTACGAGGCTGCGGTCTCAGCCGAACGCTTTTACCACGACATCCTGCTCTTTAACCTTGGGCTAAACGTCGCCTACTCATCTGTTGGGACGACGCTGGTTCTGCTTTCCTACAGAGGGGTCGACAGCGCACGCGCGTTGAGGGGCCACGGGAGCTCGTTGATTATGCAGGGGGCCGGGCTCTTTGTCCTCGACCTAATTGCTTTTCTCGGATCACGAACTCGACTCACCGGACTCCTCGATATGGCCGGGTCGTTGTCGGGGCGTGCCCTCCCAACCGGGTTCGCGTTCACGCTTTCGCTCTGA
- a CDS encoding TerB family tellurite resistance protein, protein MVDLNDGWTKTHDLALLYVALAYGTDHELSDGEVAAITDALKDWAVVSEDTHVQEIVMEAATAFIEGDANSELTRAIDTLGGSLGPDERRRALTDVIRIAEADGVLLEREQGLISRVADAWSLRRLERELMDESDAAVQPRGEDWGLIHELAFLFLVVAHVANNELAEGEITVILERLQEWQPDLGPEEAREIVRSSLQVYAEGEQEALIRDSMTTLKKALPDVQRLAVLDDLHCVARADGNLSDSERKLITSIARAWDVNVRLNGRHR, encoded by the coding sequence ATGGTTGACTTGAACGACGGCTGGACGAAAACGCACGATCTGGCGCTGCTGTACGTCGCACTCGCGTACGGAACGGATCACGAACTCTCCGACGGCGAGGTTGCGGCAATTACGGACGCGCTCAAAGACTGGGCGGTTGTGTCGGAAGACACGCACGTCCAAGAAATCGTTATGGAGGCAGCGACCGCATTCATCGAAGGGGATGCCAATTCGGAGCTCACGCGTGCGATCGACACGCTTGGAGGATCTCTCGGTCCAGATGAGCGCCGCCGGGCCCTCACGGATGTAATTCGTATCGCGGAGGCCGACGGCGTTCTGCTCGAACGAGAGCAGGGACTGATCTCGCGTGTTGCTGATGCGTGGTCGCTCCGTCGCCTGGAGCGCGAGTTGATGGATGAATCGGACGCGGCCGTCCAGCCCCGGGGAGAGGACTGGGGCCTGATTCACGAACTAGCCTTCCTGTTTCTTGTGGTGGCCCACGTCGCCAACAACGAATTAGCCGAAGGTGAAATCACCGTCATCCTCGAACGACTGCAGGAATGGCAGCCTGACCTCGGTCCCGAAGAGGCACGCGAGATCGTGCGGTCGTCGCTGCAAGTGTATGCCGAAGGGGAGCAGGAAGCGCTCATTCGAGATTCCATGACAACACTGAAGAAGGCGCTTCCGGACGTTCAGCGTTTGGCTGTCCTCGACGACCTTCACTGCGTCGCCCGCGCGGACGGCAATCTATCGGACAGCGAGCGCAAGCTTATCACGTCCATCGCCCGCGCCTGGGACGTGAACGTCCGCCTCAACGGTCGGCACCGCTGA
- a CDS encoding thioredoxin family protein, translating into MKDFFEQKRPHDGFTYLEYKKAWKEKKDRPIGEVDREDRKMLHYLRYNWERSQKVEKAFSPSEELSSAVSSINEPQLWMVITEPWCGDSAFSLPVIKAAADTNDNITLRILHRDDNLDVMDQYLTGGSRSIPKLVAFDSEGNERFTWGPRPENGQRLFNNLREQGRDKMEIIQELIAWYEGGGYETVGVELADEVESHLTEA; encoded by the coding sequence ATGAAAGACTTTTTTGAACAGAAGCGTCCGCATGACGGCTTCACCTACCTGGAGTACAAGAAGGCATGGAAAGAGAAGAAAGATCGACCGATCGGCGAGGTCGATCGGGAGGACCGAAAGATGTTGCATTATCTCCGGTACAACTGGGAACGGTCGCAAAAAGTAGAGAAGGCGTTTTCTCCATCCGAGGAGCTTTCTTCGGCCGTATCCTCGATTAACGAGCCCCAGCTTTGGATGGTGATCACGGAGCCTTGGTGTGGCGACTCCGCGTTCTCACTCCCGGTCATCAAGGCGGCAGCCGATACGAATGATAATATCACGCTACGAATCTTGCACCGGGACGACAATCTCGACGTCATGGATCAATACCTAACGGGAGGAAGCCGAAGCATCCCGAAGCTTGTGGCATTCGATTCGGAGGGGAACGAACGCTTCACGTGGGGGCCGCGCCCGGAAAATGGACAGCGCCTATTCAACAACCTGCGCGAGCAGGGCCGTGACAAAATGGAAATCATCCAGGAACTCATTGCCTGGTACGAAGGTGGCGGATACGAAACGGTGGGCGTGGAACTCGCCGACGAGGTCGAATCACACTTAACTGAGGCCTAA
- a CDS encoding aminopeptidase P family protein, whose amino-acid sequence MFSAPTYVARRRELANQMPPGLVLLLGNEEAPMNYEANPYPFRQDSTFLYYTGLDQPGLALLIDTATGKCTLYGKDAGLDEVVWTGPKPSVADRAEVSGIGNTARRADLEADVQTAIQADRDVHVLPPYRDTHRIRLEQLLGVTADRSNDFASKPLIRAVVAQRSVKSNEEIRQLTSAVEVTKRMHETAMLMAQPGRTEQEIAAKLSGLALTGGGELSFPITCSVRGEVLHNHHYANPLLDEDLLLVDTGATSPMHYAADVTRVAPVSGTFSDRQRAVYRAVLDAQETAIAACTPGTTFREIHLTASRVLTEHLIDIGLMNGPVEDAVEAGAHALFFPHGLGHMLGLDVHDMENLGEDFVGYSDDVERSDQFGLNALRLGRELESGFVVTVEPGCYFIPQLIARWRDSEKHADFINYDVATDFIGFGGIRIEDDVHVTADGPEIIGPPIAKSIDEVESLASQRIEIG is encoded by the coding sequence ATGTTCTCTGCACCGACCTACGTCGCCCGTCGCCGCGAGCTGGCGAACCAGATGCCGCCTGGCCTCGTCCTCCTTCTCGGGAATGAGGAGGCGCCAATGAACTACGAAGCAAACCCCTATCCATTTCGGCAAGATAGCACGTTTCTGTACTACACGGGACTAGATCAACCGGGTCTTGCGCTTCTGATCGACACAGCAACCGGGAAATGCACCCTGTACGGCAAGGACGCGGGCCTGGATGAAGTAGTCTGGACCGGTCCCAAGCCGTCGGTTGCTGACCGGGCCGAAGTATCCGGCATCGGAAACACCGCCCGTCGCGCCGACCTGGAAGCCGACGTGCAGACCGCGATCCAGGCCGACCGTGACGTTCACGTCCTCCCGCCTTACCGCGACACCCATCGGATCCGCCTCGAACAGCTTCTGGGTGTGACCGCTGATCGTAGCAATGATTTCGCGTCGAAGCCCCTGATCCGGGCTGTCGTAGCTCAACGGTCAGTTAAATCGAACGAGGAGATTCGTCAGCTTACATCAGCCGTTGAGGTCACGAAGCGCATGCACGAAACGGCCATGTTAATGGCCCAACCGGGGCGCACCGAGCAGGAGATCGCAGCCAAGCTCAGCGGACTGGCACTGACCGGCGGAGGCGAGTTGTCCTTCCCGATCACCTGCAGCGTGCGCGGAGAGGTGCTTCACAATCATCACTACGCGAATCCACTTCTTGATGAGGACCTTCTCCTCGTCGATACCGGAGCCACCTCACCGATGCATTATGCGGCGGACGTCACGCGCGTCGCACCGGTCAGCGGCACCTTCAGCGATCGGCAGCGGGCCGTGTACCGCGCGGTGCTCGATGCCCAGGAAACGGCCATTGCCGCCTGCACACCGGGAACGACGTTTCGAGAGATTCACCTGACGGCGAGTCGAGTTCTGACCGAGCACCTCATCGATATCGGTCTCATGAACGGCCCGGTAGAGGATGCCGTCGAAGCCGGTGCCCATGCACTGTTCTTCCCCCACGGCCTTGGTCACATGCTCGGCCTGGACGTCCACGACATGGAAAACCTGGGCGAAGACTTCGTCGGCTACTCTGACGATGTCGAGCGGTCGGATCAGTTTGGGCTGAACGCCCTCCGACTCGGGCGCGAGCTCGAATCAGGGTTTGTCGTTACCGTCGAGCCCGGATGCTACTTCATCCCGCAGCTGATTGCGCGCTGGCGCGACAGCGAGAAGCACGCGGACTTCATCAACTATGATGTCGCTACAGACTTCATCGGCTTCGGCGGAATCCGCATCGAAGACGACGTACACGTTACTGCGGACGGCCCCGAGATCATCGGTCCGCCCATTGCCAAGTCAATCGATGAGGTGGAATCGCTCGCGAGCCAGCGTATCGAAATTGGATAA
- a CDS encoding response regulator transcription factor → MMHDIFVVDDHPVMRRGYAALIGRESDLNLSGEASTAEEALEKIQEDEPDLVIVDISLEGMSGIELIKHLQSQHPDLPILVVSMHDETLYGERALHAGARGYVMKSEVDDVIIEAIRQVLQGGFYLTDHLNRKILLQYTGRGPQEGTTLEQLSDRELEVFELIGRGRSTRDIAESLHVSVKTVQSHRSRIKQKLAIDNITELTRRAVIWVQHQN, encoded by the coding sequence ATGATGCACGACATCTTTGTGGTGGATGATCATCCGGTCATGCGCAGAGGTTATGCGGCTCTGATCGGGCGGGAGTCAGATCTAAATCTGTCGGGCGAAGCATCTACGGCGGAAGAGGCTCTGGAGAAAATACAGGAGGACGAGCCCGACCTGGTCATCGTCGATATTTCGCTTGAGGGGATGAGCGGCATCGAACTCATCAAGCATCTACAGTCTCAGCATCCCGACCTTCCCATTCTCGTCGTGTCGATGCACGACGAAACGCTCTACGGCGAACGTGCGCTTCACGCCGGGGCGCGCGGTTACGTCATGAAAAGCGAGGTGGACGATGTCATAATCGAAGCCATCCGGCAGGTCTTGCAGGGAGGCTTTTATCTGACCGACCACCTGAATCGTAAGATCCTGCTTCAGTATACCGGACGCGGCCCGCAGGAGGGAACGACGCTGGAGCAACTGAGTGATCGTGAACTGGAGGTGTTCGAACTCATCGGCCGGGGGCGGAGCACACGGGATATCGCTGAATCGCTGCACGTGAGCGTCAAAACGGTTCAATCCCATCGGAGCCGTATCAAGCAAAAGCTCGCGATTGACAACATTACCGAACTCACGAGACGAGCCGTAATCTGGGTCCAGCACCAGAATTAG
- a CDS encoding PAS domain-containing sensor histidine kinase, producing the protein MKTSPWKNERVPESFTAAIVVLDEDWRFRYVDPNAENVLKRSVDELIGRTIWSEFPEAVDTVFYREYYRAMEEGRTVRFEGYYEPLDLWVQVYAYPIEHGLTVVFQDITKRKVAEQDAERLEARNQAIIKAIPDDLYMISGAGVIVEAERGGVGPTDDTKSILGRSIDDVFPSGVARRFHDTITRVQSSGETRVMSYRLPASSSLIASREEVVEDDENSMRAMEARIVPVQGDGVLAIVRDVSTQRNLERQVLEVTRCERERIGRDLHDGIGSLLSGIAMMSSGLANAIEGGEDVSAEEVREISRLAKEGVSQARALSRGLNPIHVEPDRFVASIEEMASNMKTMTGVACYLDDPDDIQSLKSDVATQLYWITQEAVNNATRHADCSQIAVGVWIEEDDLLIRVRDDGKGLSEESRSGLGQQTMRYRAEVIGATLTVRNREPTPLRRAKTETDTDATVSSGVDVICRLPIWKAIPDVDHRTENTSQENQATVRS; encoded by the coding sequence ATGAAAACGTCCCCGTGGAAAAACGAACGTGTACCGGAGAGCTTTACCGCTGCCATTGTCGTACTAGATGAGGATTGGCGGTTCCGGTACGTGGACCCAAATGCGGAAAATGTACTGAAGCGGTCGGTCGATGAACTGATCGGTCGAACGATCTGGTCTGAATTCCCAGAGGCGGTCGACACCGTCTTTTATCGTGAGTACTACCGGGCCATGGAAGAGGGTAGGACGGTGCGCTTTGAGGGCTACTACGAGCCGCTGGATCTGTGGGTACAGGTATATGCGTATCCGATCGAGCACGGGCTTACGGTGGTCTTTCAGGACATCACCAAACGCAAGGTGGCGGAGCAGGACGCGGAGCGTTTGGAGGCGCGCAATCAGGCGATCATTAAAGCGATTCCCGATGACCTATACATGATTTCGGGGGCGGGCGTGATCGTTGAAGCGGAGCGGGGCGGTGTGGGGCCCACGGATGACACCAAGTCGATCCTGGGGCGCAGCATTGACGATGTGTTTCCGAGCGGCGTAGCGCGACGGTTCCACGATACCATCACCCGCGTACAATCCAGCGGGGAGACCAGGGTCATGAGTTATCGTCTTCCGGCGAGTTCATCGCTCATCGCTTCCCGTGAGGAGGTCGTGGAGGATGACGAAAACAGCATGCGGGCGATGGAGGCACGGATTGTGCCGGTACAGGGAGACGGTGTCTTGGCCATCGTTCGCGACGTGAGCACGCAGCGAAATCTTGAGCGCCAGGTTCTTGAGGTTACGCGTTGTGAGCGAGAGCGGATCGGACGAGATCTACACGATGGGATCGGCTCGCTGCTGTCGGGCATCGCCATGATGAGTAGCGGCTTGGCTAATGCGATTGAGGGAGGAGAGGACGTGTCGGCAGAAGAGGTGCGAGAAATCAGTCGTCTTGCGAAAGAGGGGGTCTCCCAGGCGCGCGCCCTGTCGCGCGGGCTCAACCCCATCCACGTGGAGCCGGATCGGTTCGTGGCTTCTATCGAAGAGATGGCGTCAAACATGAAAACCATGACCGGTGTGGCCTGCTATCTGGATGATCCCGATGACATCCAGAGCTTGAAGTCCGACGTCGCAACGCAGTTGTACTGGATTACCCAGGAGGCCGTGAACAACGCGACACGTCACGCTGATTGTTCGCAGATTGCTGTTGGTGTATGGATCGAGGAGGACGACCTGCTGATTCGCGTCCGCGATGACGGAAAAGGTCTGTCGGAGGAGAGCCGAAGTGGCCTCGGTCAGCAGACCATGCGATATCGAGCAGAGGTCATCGGAGCAACCCTCACCGTCAGAAACCGAGAACCAACGCCGTTGCGCCGAGCCAAAACCGAAACTGATACGGATGCCACGGTCTCAAGTGGTGTCGATGTTATCTGTCGACTTCCGATCTGGAAGGCGATTCCTGACGTGGATCACCGTACAGAAAACACGTCTCAGGAAAATCAAGCGACCGTGAGGTCGTAG